A stretch of Desulfitobacterium dichloroeliminans LMG P-21439 DNA encodes these proteins:
- a CDS encoding flagellar hook-length control protein FliK: protein MTAIKALSTGSINNADNGSVVVDSSPKGNDAAAMMFAAIFGNWMNQHSGQEQDSDDQSNAPAGKEANSGRNALLGIEGLQAMMAMLQGEGNLQEVLARQVQNPMSEEEFSGQLNLLLSQMDTLRGQSNFSNPLGTLEVAQMSGMTGQLQGNTPQSELDLYKNVIVDLLTDMSGEVKVKTHPEGLNTLTQQKSAIAAQRFNSGLFIGLVGEGQASGTGIAADKVTVAQTAIGQSMTSVVDDVEVQVVPSTQQGNGQGTLVSALATKPAEGAVGLEENIAGTLGKNGPEGTAKHSGVLNMESENPGNFQLPGEQDPKGQSSTQNGANQGKGSGSDKSLGTGVGLQEKGSLDFPKDEQFTLQDSHMESVVGLSSTKETSQVQGKVLEKGTPVWTQVANEVFEKAYQARPQLREMIIHLRPAELGQINISMRWEEGQMHIRMVATDAGTGQLLQTNLSDLRDNLTQLGIQCGMMEMGLGEQNRHSQEGQGQEDKARAQENGDEKLGFTSNEELESMMDSQVDEQGIRRINVTA from the coding sequence ATGACAGCAATTAAGGCTCTGTCCACGGGATCTATCAATAATGCGGATAATGGATCAGTAGTTGTAGACAGCTCTCCCAAAGGCAATGATGCGGCGGCAATGATGTTTGCTGCAATCTTTGGCAACTGGATGAACCAACATAGTGGACAAGAGCAAGACTCTGATGATCAGAGCAACGCACCGGCGGGCAAGGAAGCCAATTCCGGACGTAACGCCCTATTGGGGATAGAGGGACTTCAGGCTATGATGGCTATGCTTCAAGGAGAGGGAAATCTTCAAGAAGTTTTGGCACGACAGGTTCAGAATCCTATGAGTGAAGAGGAGTTCTCAGGTCAACTGAATCTCCTTTTGAGTCAAATGGATACTTTGCGTGGTCAAAGCAATTTCTCGAACCCCCTAGGAACATTAGAGGTAGCCCAAATGTCAGGGATGACAGGGCAACTTCAGGGGAATACCCCACAGTCGGAATTGGATTTATATAAGAATGTGATTGTCGATTTACTTACGGATATGTCAGGAGAAGTGAAAGTAAAAACTCATCCTGAGGGATTGAACACCTTAACCCAGCAAAAATCCGCTATCGCTGCCCAACGCTTTAATAGCGGTCTGTTTATCGGATTAGTAGGAGAAGGACAGGCGTCCGGTACGGGTATCGCGGCGGACAAGGTCACAGTAGCTCAGACAGCAATAGGTCAATCGATGACTTCAGTAGTAGATGATGTTGAAGTACAGGTCGTACCGAGCACACAGCAAGGCAATGGCCAAGGGACACTAGTAAGTGCTCTTGCTACAAAGCCGGCTGAGGGTGCAGTAGGCTTGGAAGAAAATATAGCTGGGACTCTGGGGAAAAATGGGCCGGAGGGCACGGCTAAGCACTCGGGGGTTCTGAATATGGAATCGGAAAACCCGGGAAATTTCCAACTGCCCGGCGAGCAAGACCCAAAGGGTCAATCGTCTACACAAAATGGAGCTAACCAAGGCAAGGGAAGTGGTTCCGACAAATCTTTGGGAACAGGTGTAGGGCTTCAAGAAAAGGGTAGCCTCGACTTCCCCAAAGATGAACAATTCACCCTGCAGGATTCCCACATGGAAAGTGTTGTGGGATTGAGCTCAACAAAGGAGACATCTCAGGTCCAGGGAAAGGTGTTAGAAAAGGGCACCCCCGTATGGACGCAAGTCGCTAATGAGGTTTTTGAAAAAGCCTACCAGGCTCGCCCTCAACTCCGCGAAATGATAATTCATCTGCGTCCCGCTGAATTAGGGCAAATCAATATCTCCATGCGTTGGGAAGAAGGTCAAATGCATATTCGCATGGTGGCCACTGACGCAGGCACTGGACAACTACTGCAAACCAATCTGTCGGATCTCAGGGATAACCTGACTCAGTTAGGTATTCAATGTGGCATGATGGAGATGGGATTAGGAGAACAAAACCGGCATTCCCAAGAAGGCCAAGGGCAAGAAGACAAAGCTCGGGCCCAGGAGAATGGCGATGAAAAATTAGGATTCACGAGTAATGAAGAACTCGAGAGTATGATGGACTCCCAAGTAGACGAACAAGGAATCCGTCGGATTAATGTAACGGCCTAG
- a CDS encoding FliA/WhiG family RNA polymerase sigma factor yields the protein MIANPYEAANRGAWREEQIENYLPLVKRISGRLAISLPQHVDEDDLIGYGVFGLMDALERFDIGRGVKFETYATLRIRGAMIDGLRTMDWVPHSARQKVKRVQEAFTEIEAQQGRPARNEEVAVFLQMELRDLEAVIHQGQMLNITSLDEMAAGEDGEFHSSPKTQLKDPLAQEAYQEVELKEQKKIMADAVEKLPEKEKLVVALYYQEDLTLKEIAVIMKLSESRISQLHSQAILRLRGRLSRQKKNLF from the coding sequence ATGATAGCGAATCCTTATGAAGCGGCCAATCGAGGAGCCTGGCGAGAAGAACAGATCGAAAATTATTTGCCGTTGGTCAAGCGTATTTCCGGTCGGTTGGCTATTTCCTTACCTCAACATGTTGATGAAGATGATTTAATCGGCTACGGTGTCTTTGGCCTAATGGACGCTTTAGAACGCTTTGATATTGGACGAGGAGTCAAATTCGAAACCTATGCTACCTTGAGAATCCGTGGGGCTATGATTGATGGCTTAAGGACGATGGACTGGGTTCCTCATTCCGCCCGGCAGAAAGTCAAACGGGTTCAAGAAGCTTTCACTGAAATTGAGGCTCAGCAAGGGCGCCCGGCTCGCAACGAGGAAGTGGCGGTATTTTTACAGATGGAACTGCGGGATTTGGAAGCGGTTATCCATCAAGGACAAATGCTCAATATAACCTCATTAGATGAAATGGCTGCGGGGGAGGATGGAGAATTTCATAGCTCTCCTAAAACTCAGCTCAAAGACCCGCTGGCCCAAGAAGCTTATCAAGAAGTTGAACTCAAAGAGCAAAAGAAAATCATGGCCGATGCCGTTGAAAAACTTCCTGAGAAAGAAAAGCTAGTGGTTGCTCTGTATTATCAGGAGGATTTAACTCTTAAAGAAATAGCCGTCATTATGAAACTTTCGGAATCGAGAATCTCCCAACTTCATTCCCAAGCCATACTGCGACTAAGAGGCCGACTCAGCCGCCAAAAGAAGAATTTATTCTAG
- a CDS encoding chemotaxis protein CheD, translating to MSNVISVGMADLKVAKAPDILMTAGLGSCIGICIHDPIQRVGGMAHIMLPTAGGNNGGNLAKYADTAMGVLVEEILRLGAVKTRLRAKIAGGAQMFSFPGKPPVLKIGDRNAEQVIIELKRVGIPLLVSDVGGNFGRTIHFDVGTGDLKVRTINHGEKVI from the coding sequence ATGAGCAATGTGATTAGCGTAGGAATGGCTGATTTAAAGGTGGCAAAAGCTCCCGATATTTTAATGACAGCAGGTCTTGGTTCATGCATTGGGATCTGCATTCATGATCCCATCCAAAGAGTCGGTGGTATGGCTCATATAATGCTACCTACAGCAGGTGGGAACAATGGCGGAAACCTTGCCAAATACGCTGATACAGCGATGGGTGTGCTCGTCGAAGAGATTCTGCGCTTGGGAGCAGTCAAGACTCGCCTGCGGGCTAAAATCGCCGGCGGCGCTCAAATGTTTTCCTTTCCGGGCAAGCCACCGGTTCTGAAAATTGGCGATCGCAATGCTGAACAAGTCATTATAGAATTAAAGCGCGTAGGAATACCTCTGCTCGTTTCTGATGTAGGAGGAAATTTCGGTCGAACCATTCATTTTGATGTAGGAACAGGGGATTTGAAGGTTCGGACCATTAACCACGGCGAAAAGGTGATTTGA
- a CDS encoding chemotaxis protein CheC, with translation MEINQIQLDALREVGNIGSGHAATALSTMLNRRIDMSIPEVRAIEFDRAPAVIGNIEVPQAVIYVKVEGDAPGKAVFFFPLQSAEILVQALFGTNESFNLFENEMAQSAMKEVGNIMVSSFLVALTQFSGIPLQPSVPALAVDMVGAIFDAILLEDGVLEDTVLFINTQLSGLPQIEGKFVFLPDEGSLSKLLGAIGV, from the coding sequence ATGGAAATCAATCAAATACAATTGGATGCGTTGCGTGAGGTCGGAAATATTGGGTCCGGGCATGCGGCGACGGCCTTATCGACTATGCTTAACCGCCGGATAGATATGTCGATTCCGGAGGTGCGGGCTATCGAGTTTGACAGAGCTCCTGCTGTGATCGGAAATATCGAGGTTCCTCAAGCTGTCATCTACGTAAAAGTCGAAGGTGATGCCCCCGGGAAGGCAGTGTTCTTCTTCCCTTTGCAGAGTGCTGAGATTTTAGTGCAAGCTCTCTTCGGAACGAACGAGTCCTTTAACCTTTTTGAAAATGAAATGGCGCAATCAGCCATGAAAGAGGTAGGAAATATAATGGTGAGTTCCTTCCTCGTTGCCCTTACTCAATTTTCCGGTATTCCCCTCCAGCCTTCGGTACCGGCTTTAGCGGTGGATATGGTTGGAGCAATCTTTGATGCGATTCTTCTGGAAGACGGGGTGCTGGAGGATACAGTGCTTTTTATAAACACCCAGCTTTCTGGATTACCACAAATAGAAGGGAAATTTGTTTTCTTACCCGATGAGGGATCATTAAGCAAATTGCTGGGAGCTATTGGAGTATGA
- a CDS encoding flagellar brake protein, producing the protein MQYLDKLVPGLSVEVHVPEGDYEGNYRTHIDEVGKTRISVYAPQHRGMIIPLHERTPLVVTFWDEVASYAFNTTVIQRIAVPISIFVLEMPESIKRVQRRNYVRVAAFYPLTYQVVERTGLGDLKTGNMLDLSGGGMRFQSKEKLDIGTILFANLELPSYTIGTPGRVCRVVPVEDTSKFAISVDFYQISERDRDRIVRCVFNIQRDLRKKGLV; encoded by the coding sequence ATGCAATACCTAGATAAATTAGTTCCTGGATTATCAGTAGAGGTGCACGTTCCGGAAGGAGATTACGAAGGTAATTATCGAACCCACATCGATGAAGTGGGCAAGACGCGGATATCTGTCTATGCTCCGCAGCACCGTGGGATGATTATACCTCTCCATGAAAGGACTCCCCTCGTAGTCACCTTCTGGGATGAAGTAGCTTCCTATGCTTTTAATACAACCGTTATTCAGCGTATCGCGGTCCCCATCTCAATTTTTGTTCTCGAAATGCCAGAGAGCATTAAGCGGGTTCAAAGAAGGAATTACGTGCGAGTCGCTGCTTTTTACCCGCTGACCTATCAAGTAGTGGAGAGAACAGGACTTGGCGATTTAAAAACGGGCAATATGTTGGACTTGAGTGGTGGAGGAATGCGCTTTCAGTCAAAGGAAAAGTTGGACATAGGCACCATTCTTTTTGCTAATCTTGAGTTGCCTTCCTATACAATAGGGACACCGGGGCGGGTATGCCGCGTTGTGCCAGTCGAGGATACCAGTAAATTTGCAATATCTGTAGATTTCTATCAGATTTCTGAACGGGATCGCGACCGCATCGTACGATGTGTTTTTAATATTCAAAGAGACTTGCGCAAGAAGGGATTGGTATAG
- a CDS encoding MinD/ParA family protein: MNDQAKVLKRLASRHKLESKQSLRVLAVTSGKGGVGKTNFSVNLGIALIDLGYRVILLDGDLGLANLDIACGVTPRYTLEHLLSGEKEIEEILIYGPKGIGILPGGSGVQDLANIERERLEEVVRNLGRLEGLTDIIIIDTGAGLGHTVLNFLKAADDIILITTPEPTALTDAYGLLKALQQVRNNFSVNVVVNRVQKESDAKDTYERLESASYRFLNISLNLLGWVYEDAAVGKSVMRQEPVGISYPQSSAFQCIQWIASSVSGLYLSPPKQAGGIRGFLTNLLRAFN, translated from the coding sequence GTGAATGATCAGGCTAAGGTATTAAAACGTCTTGCTTCTCGCCACAAATTAGAATCAAAGCAGAGTTTGCGTGTGCTCGCTGTCACCAGTGGCAAAGGTGGAGTGGGGAAAACGAATTTCAGTGTGAATTTAGGCATAGCACTAATCGATCTTGGCTATCGGGTCATCTTGCTTGATGGGGATTTAGGTCTAGCCAATCTTGATATTGCCTGCGGTGTAACGCCACGTTATACCTTGGAGCACCTTCTTAGTGGTGAGAAGGAGATTGAGGAGATTCTTATCTACGGACCCAAGGGAATTGGAATATTACCGGGGGGATCTGGAGTGCAGGATCTTGCCAACATTGAGAGGGAACGACTAGAAGAAGTCGTGAGGAATTTAGGTCGTTTAGAGGGTTTAACGGATATTATCATCATCGACACCGGCGCAGGGCTGGGACATACGGTGTTAAATTTCCTCAAAGCAGCTGATGATATTATCTTAATTACCACTCCAGAACCGACCGCTTTAACGGATGCTTATGGACTCCTTAAGGCTCTGCAACAGGTGAGAAACAATTTTTCAGTCAACGTTGTGGTGAATCGTGTTCAAAAGGAATCCGATGCTAAGGATACATATGAGCGTCTAGAGAGTGCCTCCTATCGGTTCTTAAATATCTCCTTAAACCTTTTAGGATGGGTGTATGAGGATGCAGCAGTAGGCAAATCTGTGATGAGGCAAGAACCGGTGGGTATTTCTTATCCGCAAAGTTCAGCCTTTCAATGTATTCAATGGATTGCCAGTTCAGTATCTGGTTTATATCTCAGTCCACCGAAGCAAGCGGGAGGAATACGGGGGTTCCTAACGAACCTATTACGTGCTTTTAATTAG
- the flhF gene encoding flagellar biosynthesis protein FlhF: MRVKRFIGDTVAETMGKVKQELGSDAVILQTRQFKDGGFLGFFGKPKVEVMAAIEEEPVKKQISAKAMYPSNPYGARPESSLLREVAPQEAPSQTPRFLEKPQSTPQGESSLSKAREADDLETEILAMRKLLENMNRQLEGLEGEQVVWPVSLQKWADRLKEQGIRSKLIKRILRNVQQNVREEDWNEDHRVRACIKESIRQICVNTAAIQPGVRKPRVIALIGPTGVGKTTTIGKLAAGFSIVDKRRVALITADTYRVAAVEQLKTFGEIIGVPVEVVMTPSGLRDAIQRHEDKELVFIDTAGRSPHHELHMSELKSFLDKAQPDLTLLVMSAATQSADLAKIYQRFEPLTTHLIFTKLDETVGGGIILNLLEKTNLPVAYITNGQNVPDDIEVATPERLTRYILGEGDGRE, encoded by the coding sequence ATGCGAGTTAAACGCTTTATTGGCGATACTGTCGCGGAAACCATGGGCAAGGTGAAACAGGAACTAGGCTCAGATGCCGTTATCCTGCAAACACGACAATTTAAAGATGGCGGTTTTTTGGGTTTTTTCGGCAAACCTAAGGTGGAAGTGATGGCTGCAATTGAAGAGGAACCTGTGAAGAAGCAAATATCAGCAAAAGCTATGTACCCATCGAACCCCTATGGGGCTCGCCCAGAGAGTTCTCTACTTAGGGAAGTCGCGCCTCAGGAAGCGCCTAGCCAAACTCCCCGATTTCTTGAGAAGCCGCAAAGTACTCCTCAGGGTGAGAGCAGTCTTTCCAAGGCTAGAGAAGCAGACGATTTAGAAACAGAGATTTTAGCTATGCGCAAACTGTTAGAGAACATGAATCGTCAGCTTGAGGGACTAGAGGGCGAACAAGTAGTATGGCCCGTATCTTTGCAAAAATGGGCTGATCGCCTTAAAGAGCAGGGCATTCGCTCGAAGCTGATTAAAAGGATTCTACGCAATGTTCAACAAAATGTACGCGAGGAAGATTGGAATGAAGACCATCGCGTCAGGGCCTGCATTAAAGAATCGATACGTCAGATATGTGTTAATACAGCTGCCATACAGCCGGGGGTTCGCAAACCACGGGTTATTGCTTTAATCGGACCGACAGGTGTAGGTAAAACTACGACCATTGGCAAGTTAGCTGCTGGTTTTAGCATTGTCGATAAGCGACGGGTGGCCTTAATCACCGCCGATACTTATCGGGTAGCAGCGGTGGAACAGCTAAAGACCTTTGGCGAGATTATCGGTGTTCCTGTAGAGGTGGTCATGACGCCCTCAGGCCTGCGTGATGCTATTCAACGTCATGAGGATAAAGAACTTGTATTTATTGATACAGCCGGTCGTAGCCCTCATCATGAGCTGCATATGTCTGAGCTAAAATCCTTCCTCGACAAGGCACAGCCGGATCTTACCCTGCTGGTTATGAGTGCAGCGACTCAATCCGCGGATTTAGCTAAAATTTATCAGCGCTTTGAGCCCTTAACCACTCATCTCATTTTTACAAAACTCGATGAAACCGTGGGCGGAGGTATCATTCTAAACCTATTGGAAAAAACGAACCTGCCGGTGGCTTATATTACCAATGGGCAAAATGTTCCGGATGATATTGAAGTGGCGACCCCGGAGCGCCTAACTCGGTATATTCTTGGTGAGGGGGATGGACGTGAATGA